Proteins encoded together in one Caldicellulosiruptor saccharolyticus DSM 8903 window:
- a CDS encoding indolepyruvate oxidoreductase subunit beta, whose translation MKENLNILIVGVGGQGNILLSKILGEVFLNVGYDVKISEVHGMAQRGGSVVTYVKAGKKVFSPLIDKAEADYIIAFEKLEALRWIEYLKKEGILIYSDYEIPPMSIITGLYKYPDVDKIITELGVKFYKINIPPLLTKIGNPRVQNTIMLGVFSRLTGIEENFFKKAIENNVKPEFVEINLKAFAMGRNVDLGEV comes from the coding sequence ATGAAAGAAAATCTCAACATATTAATAGTCGGAGTTGGTGGACAGGGAAATATTTTGCTGAGTAAGATTTTAGGTGAGGTATTTTTGAATGTAGGATATGATGTAAAAATATCAGAAGTCCATGGAATGGCGCAGAGAGGAGGCAGTGTTGTAACATATGTAAAGGCAGGCAAGAAGGTATTTTCACCACTTATAGACAAAGCAGAGGCTGATTATATAATTGCATTTGAAAAGTTAGAAGCTCTGCGTTGGATTGAGTATTTAAAAAAAGAAGGAATTTTAATCTATTCTGACTATGAAATTCCTCCGATGAGTATTATTACTGGGTTGTATAAGTATCCTGATGTGGATAAGATTATAACAGAGCTTGGAGTAAAGTTCTATAAGATTAATATTCCACCTTTACTCACTAAAATAGGGAATCCACGTGTTCAAAACACTATAATGTTAGGTGTGTTTAGCAGGCTCACAGGAATTGAAGAAAACTTTTTTAAAAAGGCTATAGAAAATAATGTAAAGCCAGAGTTTGTTGAGATAAATCTTAAGGCATTTGCGATGGGTAGAAATGTAGATTTAGGTGAGGTGTAG